In Magnetospirillum sp. WYHS-4, the following are encoded in one genomic region:
- a CDS encoding DUF4175 domain-containing protein, producing MTPPLLLGVARLVLLWERLWPRLWPGVGIAALFLALAWFDVLPRLPGWLHALVLGVFAIAFGFVSWRGLRDFGLASEAEARARLERDSALDHHMLTALDDRLAAGRGDPVAETLWATHRRRLLERLPALRLKAPAPGLARHDPRALRAAVLLLLVTGGVVAGDETSMRLGRALSPPLLPPGLPPTVDLWISPPPYTGRPVLHLTPSPRQIFEVPEGSTLMAQVGGLDAAPSLKVGGMVLPSASLGLGSYRVEGVIAGGDSLTLSRGLRELGHWSYRLIPDEPPAVRLAGPPKATERARLRLAYAASDDYGVVRVKTLIRRGGEEFEAILPMAGRRTEVQGVGVLDLTAHPWAGLPVQVVLVAVDAAGKTGRSSPAETVLPERDFRHPLARFLVEQRKRLGDSDPEVRHQVAEALGRLALEPDRYAGDVVVHLALGVGRARLLLDTEDDAVLTVRALLWSTALRLEEGGLGQAEQDLARIADQIRQALEKGDGLDGLSEQLKNSLDQYLSALAQELQRQNLEGLPQVPGTRTVDADFLRRMVDEIAQLARSGNREAAERRLAELQGMLQGLAAQMRTPEGRARLAEAARILGAMKGLAERQKRILDRSYEALRGRKDEFAARRDRPPPDFEELASGQEGLRRELEEMAGKARKLLGELPASMDEADTAMAAAVGALAGRDLEKAVDAEGKALEALRKSQEGLSGMVARREGNMPGLTGAPPGGLQDPFGRQAGQGPGAGSAVDDGMKLPGAADLARSRAILDELRRRAGDPSRPLVERDYIDRLLRRF from the coding sequence ATGACTCCGCCGCTCCTCCTGGGAGTGGCGCGTCTCGTCCTCCTCTGGGAGCGGCTGTGGCCCCGGCTGTGGCCGGGAGTCGGCATCGCCGCTTTGTTTCTTGCCCTGGCTTGGTTCGATGTCCTGCCGCGGTTGCCGGGATGGCTGCATGCCTTGGTCCTGGGCGTCTTCGCCATCGCTTTCGGCTTTGTTTCATGGCGGGGGCTGAGGGATTTTGGCCTTGCCTCCGAGGCCGAGGCCCGCGCCCGTTTGGAGCGGGACAGCGCCCTGGATCACCACATGCTGACGGCCCTCGACGATCGATTGGCGGCCGGGCGGGGCGATCCGGTCGCGGAGACCCTGTGGGCCACCCATCGCCGCCGCCTTCTGGAGCGCCTGCCCGCCCTGAGGCTGAAGGCCCCGGCGCCCGGCCTTGCCCGCCACGATCCGCGGGCCTTGCGTGCCGCCGTGCTGCTGCTCCTGGTGACGGGGGGCGTGGTGGCCGGCGACGAGACGTCGATGCGCTTGGGCCGGGCTCTTTCTCCCCCCTTGCTTCCACCCGGCTTGCCGCCCACGGTCGATCTTTGGATTTCCCCCCCTCCCTATACCGGACGGCCGGTTCTTCATCTGACGCCAAGCCCGCGGCAGATCTTCGAGGTGCCCGAGGGCAGCACCCTGATGGCCCAAGTGGGGGGGCTCGATGCGGCGCCATCGCTCAAGGTGGGGGGCATGGTCCTGCCTTCCGCCTCGCTGGGCCTGGGCAGCTACCGGGTCGAGGGCGTCATCGCGGGCGGCGACTCTCTGACGCTGTCGCGCGGCCTGCGCGAACTGGGCCACTGGTCGTACCGCCTGATTCCCGATGAGCCGCCCGCGGTGCGGCTTGCCGGACCGCCGAAGGCCACCGAGCGCGCCCGGTTGCGCTTGGCCTATGCGGCGTCCGACGACTACGGCGTGGTGCGCGTCAAGACGCTGATCCGGCGCGGCGGCGAAGAATTCGAAGCCATTCTGCCCATGGCCGGGCGGCGGACCGAGGTGCAGGGGGTGGGAGTATTGGACCTCACTGCCCATCCCTGGGCGGGATTGCCGGTCCAGGTGGTTCTGGTCGCTGTCGATGCGGCGGGCAAGACGGGCCGGAGCTCGCCGGCCGAGACGGTCCTGCCGGAACGCGACTTCCGCCATCCCCTGGCGCGCTTCCTGGTCGAGCAGCGCAAGCGCCTGGGCGATTCCGATCCGGAAGTCCGGCATCAGGTGGCAGAGGCCTTGGGGCGCTTGGCGCTTGAACCGGATCGCTACGCGGGCGACGTGGTGGTCCACCTGGCTCTGGGGGTCGGTCGGGCGCGACTGCTGCTCGACACGGAGGACGATGCCGTGCTCACGGTGCGTGCCCTGCTCTGGAGCACGGCCCTGCGGCTGGAGGAAGGCGGACTCGGCCAGGCCGAACAGGATTTGGCGCGCATCGCCGACCAGATTCGCCAGGCCCTGGAAAAGGGTGACGGCCTGGATGGCCTGTCCGAGCAACTGAAGAACAGCCTGGACCAATATCTGTCTGCCCTGGCCCAGGAACTGCAACGCCAGAACCTGGAAGGCCTGCCCCAGGTGCCGGGCACGCGGACGGTGGACGCCGATTTCTTGCGCCGCATGGTGGACGAGATCGCCCAGTTGGCGAGGAGCGGCAACCGCGAGGCCGCGGAGCGGCGGTTGGCCGAACTGCAAGGCATGCTGCAGGGCTTGGCGGCTCAGATGCGTACGCCGGAGGGCCGCGCCCGCCTGGCGGAGGCGGCCCGTATCCTCGGGGCAATGAAGGGTTTGGCGGAACGCCAGAAGCGGATTCTCGACCGCAGTTACGAGGCCCTGCGGGGTCGGAAGGACGAATTCGCCGCCCGTCGCGACCGGCCCCCGCCCGATTTCGAGGAACTGGCCTCCGGACAGGAAGGATTGCGGCGCGAGTTGGAAGAAATGGCGGGCAAGGCGCGCAAGCTGCTGGGCGAACTGCCAGCGTCGATGGACGAAGCCGATACCGCCATGGCCGCCGCCGTCGGAGCCCTGGCTGGCCGCGACCTGGAAAAGGCGGTCGACGCGGAAGGCAAGGCTCTGGAAGCCCTGCGCAAATCCCAGGAAGGCCTATCCGGCATGGTGGCGCGCCGCGAAGGGAACATGCCCGGCCTGACCGGGGCCCCTCCGGGCGGCTTGCAAGATCCCTTCGGCCGCCAAGCCGGGCAGGGGCCGGGGGCGGGTTCGGCGGTCGACGACGGGATGAAACTGCCGGGGGCGGCCGATCTCGCCCGCTCCCGCGCCATTCTCGACGAACTGAGGCGGCGGGCTGGCGATCCGTCCCGTCCCCTCGTCGAGCGGGATTACATCGACCGCCTGTTGCGGCGGTTCTGA
- the phaC gene encoding class I poly(R)-hydroxyalkanoic acid synthase, whose protein sequence is MAEQTGTPAPTPDPEDLVRNMAEIASRSQRLVTEFLARQAAQGGNGSGFGVSDPLNIGSAFMDMTSRLMTDPAKLVQAQMSLWQDYLKLWQSTTSRFFGQESAPVIEPDKADRRFKDQEWTENEVFNYIKQSYLLTSRWMRSTVVDVDGMEGKDAQKVDFYTRQFIDAMSPSNFVMTNPEVLRVTLESKGENLVNGLKNLLDDLERGKGRLAISMTDYDAFQVGGNVANTPGKIVFRNDLMELIQYNPTTETVVQAPLLIVPPWINKFYILDLREKNSFIKWAVDQGHTVFVISWVNPDETLRDKDFTAYMKEGPLAAIEAVQKATGEDHVNAIGYCIGGTLLASTLAYMTAKGDDRIKSATFFTTMLDFTDAGELAVFIDEDQIAGIEEKMAERGYLEGSEMATTFNMLRANDLIWSFVVNNYLLGKDPFPFDLLYWNSDSTRMPEKMHSFYLRKMYLENKLIEPGGITLDGVDIDLRTVKTPSYFLSTRDDHIAPWKSTYQATQFFKGPMRFVLSASGHIAGVINPPAAGKYCYWTSDKKPGRNADDWFAGTTQTDGSWWPDWDAWVKKHAGKKPVPARVPGKGKLKVLDDAPGPYVKARIV, encoded by the coding sequence ATGGCCGAGCAGACCGGCACGCCCGCCCCCACTCCCGATCCCGAGGATCTCGTGCGCAACATGGCGGAAATCGCCAGCCGCAGCCAGCGCCTCGTCACCGAGTTCCTGGCCCGCCAGGCTGCCCAGGGCGGCAACGGTTCCGGATTCGGCGTATCCGATCCCCTGAACATCGGCAGCGCCTTCATGGACATGACGTCGCGCCTGATGACCGATCCGGCCAAGCTGGTGCAGGCCCAGATGTCGCTCTGGCAGGACTACCTGAAGCTCTGGCAGTCCACGACCAGCCGCTTTTTCGGCCAGGAGTCCGCACCGGTCATCGAGCCCGACAAGGCCGATCGCCGCTTCAAGGACCAGGAGTGGACGGAGAACGAGGTCTTCAACTATATCAAGCAGTCCTACCTTCTGACCTCGCGCTGGATGCGCTCGACGGTCGTCGATGTGGACGGAATGGAGGGCAAGGACGCCCAGAAGGTCGACTTCTACACCCGCCAGTTCATCGACGCCATGTCGCCCAGCAACTTCGTGATGACCAATCCCGAGGTGCTGCGCGTCACCTTGGAAAGCAAAGGCGAGAATCTGGTCAACGGCCTTAAGAACCTGCTGGACGACCTGGAACGCGGCAAGGGCCGCCTGGCGATCAGCATGACCGACTACGATGCGTTCCAGGTGGGCGGCAACGTCGCCAACACGCCGGGCAAGATCGTCTTTCGCAACGACCTGATGGAGCTGATCCAGTACAACCCGACCACCGAGACGGTGGTCCAGGCGCCGTTGCTGATCGTCCCCCCCTGGATCAACAAGTTCTACATCCTGGACCTGCGCGAGAAGAACTCCTTCATCAAGTGGGCGGTCGACCAGGGCCATACGGTGTTCGTCATTTCCTGGGTCAACCCGGACGAGACGCTGCGCGACAAGGATTTCACCGCCTACATGAAGGAAGGCCCCCTGGCGGCCATCGAGGCCGTCCAGAAGGCGACCGGCGAGGATCACGTCAACGCCATCGGCTATTGCATCGGCGGCACCCTGTTGGCATCGACGCTCGCCTACATGACCGCCAAGGGCGACGACCGCATCAAGTCGGCGACCTTCTTCACCACCATGCTGGACTTCACCGACGCGGGCGAATTGGCGGTCTTCATCGATGAGGATCAGATCGCCGGCATCGAGGAGAAGATGGCCGAGCGCGGCTACCTCGAAGGCAGCGAGATGGCGACCACGTTCAACATGCTGCGCGCCAACGACCTGATCTGGTCGTTCGTGGTCAACAACTACCTGCTGGGCAAGGACCCCTTCCCCTTCGATCTGCTGTACTGGAACTCGGATTCGACCCGCATGCCCGAGAAGATGCACAGCTTCTACCTGCGCAAGATGTACCTGGAAAACAAGCTCATCGAGCCGGGCGGCATCACGCTGGACGGGGTCGATATCGACCTGCGCACCGTCAAGACGCCGTCCTACTTCCTGTCCACCCGCGACGACCACATCGCGCCTTGGAAGTCCACCTACCAGGCGACCCAGTTCTTCAAGGGGCCGATGCGCTTCGTCTTGTCCGCCTCCGGACACATCGCGGGCGTCATCAACCCGCCGGCCGCCGGCAAGTACTGCTATTGGACCAGCGACAAGAAGCCCGGCAGAAATGCCGACGACTGGTTCGCCGGCACCACGCAGACCGACGGTTCCTGGTGGCCCGACTGGGATGCCTGGGTAAAGAAGCATGCCGGCAAGAAGCCGGTCCCGGCGCGCGTCCCCGGCAAGGGTAAGCTGAAGGTCCTGGACGACGCTCCGGGCCCCTACGTCAAGGCGCGGATCGTCTAG
- a CDS encoding LL-diaminopimelate aminotransferase: MQQDFYRIRRLPPYVFAEVNAMKARARAAGEDIIDFGMGNPDQPTPQHICEKMKEAVDNPKAHRYSMSRGIPGLRKALSGYYARRFGVDIDPESETIVTLGSKEGLANLASAISSPGDVMLVPNPSYPIHPFGFIIAGATVRNIPVRADAELLKALERAVQHSVPKPVAVVLNYPNNPTCELATVDFYAQVVDFCRFHGIYILSDLAYGEIYFDGNPPPSILQVPGAKDVAVEFTSMSKTYSMPGWRIGFAAGNKALIAALGRIKSYLDYGAFTPIQVAATAALNGPQDCVEGFRQLYRERRDVLIQGLDQAGWDVPSPPATMFAWAPIPPAFQHLGSLEFSKLLLREAKVAVAPGIGFGEHGDNFVRFGLVENVHRIRQANRSIKSFLHNYEKVLQDAERKKTA; the protein is encoded by the coding sequence ATGCAACAGGATTTCTATCGCATCCGCCGCCTGCCCCCCTACGTGTTCGCCGAAGTGAACGCCATGAAGGCACGGGCCCGGGCCGCAGGGGAGGACATCATCGACTTCGGCATGGGCAACCCGGACCAGCCGACGCCGCAGCATATCTGCGAGAAGATGAAGGAGGCGGTGGACAACCCCAAGGCCCACCGCTATTCCATGTCGCGCGGCATCCCCGGCTTGCGCAAGGCATTATCCGGCTATTACGCCCGGCGCTTCGGCGTCGACATCGATCCCGAAAGCGAGACCATCGTCACCCTGGGGTCCAAGGAAGGCCTGGCCAATCTGGCCTCCGCCATTTCCAGTCCCGGCGACGTGATGCTGGTGCCCAATCCCAGCTATCCCATCCATCCCTTCGGCTTCATCATCGCCGGCGCCACGGTGCGCAACATCCCGGTGCGCGCCGATGCCGAACTGCTGAAGGCCCTGGAACGCGCCGTTCAGCACAGCGTGCCCAAGCCGGTGGCGGTGGTGCTCAACTACCCCAACAACCCGACATGCGAACTGGCGACCGTCGATTTCTACGCCCAGGTGGTCGATTTCTGCCGCTTCCACGGCATCTACATCCTGTCCGACCTCGCCTATGGCGAGATCTACTTCGATGGCAACCCGCCGCCTTCCATTTTGCAGGTTCCGGGCGCCAAGGACGTGGCGGTCGAGTTCACCTCCATGAGCAAGACCTACTCCATGCCCGGCTGGCGCATCGGCTTCGCGGCCGGCAACAAGGCCCTGATCGCGGCCCTGGGGCGCATCAAGTCGTACCTGGACTACGGCGCCTTCACGCCCATCCAGGTGGCGGCCACGGCGGCGCTGAACGGTCCGCAGGACTGCGTGGAAGGCTTCCGCCAACTGTACCGGGAACGGCGCGACGTGCTGATCCAGGGTCTGGACCAAGCCGGCTGGGACGTGCCTTCGCCGCCCGCCACCATGTTCGCCTGGGCGCCCATTCCGCCGGCCTTCCAGCACTTGGGCTCCCTGGAGTTCTCCAAGCTCCTGCTGCGCGAGGCCAAGGTGGCCGTGGCGCCCGGCATCGGCTTCGGCGAGCACGGAGACAACTTCGTTCGCTTCGGCCTGGTCGAGAACGTGCACCGCATCCGCCAGGCCAACCGCAGCATCAAGTCATTCCTGCACAATTACGAAAAGGTCCTGCAGGACGCCGAAAGGAAGAAGACGGCATGA
- the lysA gene encoding diaminopimelate decarboxylase codes for MDHFEYRSGRLCAEDVTIDAIAEAVGTPFYCYSSATLERHYRAYAEAFADMPATVCYAVKANPNLAVIRSLTRLGAGADVVSGGEMKRALAAGVLPARIVFSGVGKSRDELALALDAGILQINVESEPELAALSEIAEAKGVKAPVAVRVNPDIDAGTHEKITTGRRENKFGIEWTRAHEVYSRARAMPGLEVVGAAVHIGSQLLDLQPYREAYVRLRDLVAMLRADGHAIRNLDLGGGLGVPYQGEIAPSPADYAQVVREVFRGVEGNLILEPGRSIVGNAGVLVARVLYIKEGATRRFVILDAAMNDLIRPAMYGARHAIVPVAEPKTGTRFADVDVVGPVCESGDTFAKEVALPPLKAGDLVALRTAGAYGAAMASMYNARALTPEVMVRGGDFALVRDRITVDDMLAREKTPAWLEG; via the coding sequence ATGGACCATTTCGAATACCGTTCCGGCCGCCTGTGCGCGGAGGATGTGACCATCGACGCGATCGCGGAAGCGGTCGGCACGCCCTTCTACTGCTATTCCTCCGCCACCCTGGAACGCCACTACCGGGCCTACGCGGAAGCCTTCGCGGATATGCCGGCCACCGTCTGCTATGCGGTCAAGGCCAATCCCAACCTGGCGGTGATCCGCAGCCTGACCCGTCTGGGGGCGGGCGCCGACGTGGTGTCGGGCGGCGAGATGAAGCGGGCGCTGGCGGCCGGCGTCTTGCCGGCGCGCATCGTCTTTTCCGGCGTCGGCAAGAGCCGGGACGAACTGGCCCTCGCCCTGGACGCCGGCATCTTGCAGATCAACGTGGAATCCGAACCGGAACTGGCGGCGCTGTCGGAGATCGCCGAGGCCAAGGGCGTGAAGGCGCCGGTGGCGGTCCGGGTCAACCCGGATATCGACGCCGGCACCCACGAAAAGATCACCACCGGCCGGCGCGAGAACAAATTCGGCATCGAATGGACCCGCGCCCACGAGGTCTATTCGCGGGCCCGCGCCATGCCGGGCCTGGAGGTGGTGGGGGCGGCTGTCCATATCGGCTCGCAGTTGCTGGACCTTCAGCCCTACCGCGAGGCCTACGTCCGGCTCCGCGACCTGGTCGCCATGCTGCGGGCCGACGGCCACGCCATCCGCAACCTGGACCTGGGCGGTGGCCTGGGCGTTCCCTACCAGGGCGAGATCGCGCCCTCGCCGGCCGATTACGCCCAGGTGGTGCGCGAGGTCTTCCGGGGCGTCGAGGGCAACCTGATCCTGGAACCCGGCCGCTCGATCGTCGGCAACGCCGGTGTGCTGGTGGCGCGGGTGCTCTATATCAAGGAAGGGGCCACCCGCCGGTTCGTCATCCTGGATGCGGCCATGAACGACCTGATCCGCCCCGCCATGTACGGCGCCCGCCATGCCATCGTCCCGGTCGCGGAACCCAAGACCGGGACACGCTTCGCCGACGTGGACGTGGTGGGGCCGGTCTGCGAGTCGGGCGACACTTTCGCCAAGGAAGTCGCCCTGCCGCCGCTGAAGGCGGGCGATCTGGTGGCGCTGCGGACCGCCGGGGCCTATGGCGCGGCGATGGCTTCCATGTACAACGCCCGCGCCCTGACGCCCGAGGTGATGGTGCGGGGCGGCGACTTCGCCCTGGTGCGGGACCGGATCACGGTCGACGACATGCTGGCGCGGGAAAAGACGCCGGCCTGGCTGGAGGGCTAG
- the argH gene encoding argininosuccinate lyase codes for MTSSSPPSTKDTSTIWGGRFAAGPSAVMEEINASIGFDKRLFAQDIRGSQAHCAMLAKTGIITQADADAILKGLGQVLEEMSSGRFEFKRSLEDIHMNVETRLAEIVGEAAGRLHTARSRNDQVATDFRLWVRDALDQLEGAATTLQRVLIAQAERHVETVMPGFTHLQAAQPVVLAHHLLAWVEMLGRDRSRLADCRRRLNESPLGAAALAGTSFPIDRHMTAAALGFDRPMANSLDAVSDRDFALEFLAAGSILAVHLSRMAEEIVLWCTDQFGFVRLSDAFTTGSSIMPQKRNPDAAELVKAKAGRVIGALNGLLVVLKGLPLAYGKDMQEDKEPAFDAADTLGLCLAAMAGMLAEAEFDAGRMRAALAKGFITATDLADWLVRELKMPFRRAHHVTGRLVKLAEEKGCGLEQLSLDDMRPVEAGITEAVFGVLGVDNSVQSRTSFGGTAPERVRAALAEARKRFLGE; via the coding sequence ATGACTTCCTCTTCTCCTCCGTCCACCAAGGACACCAGCACCATCTGGGGCGGGCGCTTCGCCGCCGGCCCGTCGGCCGTGATGGAGGAGATCAACGCCTCCATCGGCTTCGACAAGCGGCTGTTCGCCCAGGACATCCGAGGCTCCCAGGCCCACTGCGCCATGCTGGCGAAGACGGGCATCATAACCCAAGCCGATGCCGACGCCATCCTCAAGGGCCTCGGTCAAGTCCTGGAAGAAATGTCCTCCGGCCGCTTCGAATTCAAGCGTTCGCTGGAAGACATCCACATGAACGTGGAAACCCGGCTGGCGGAAATCGTCGGCGAGGCGGCGGGCCGCCTGCACACGGCGCGTTCGCGCAACGACCAGGTGGCGACCGACTTCCGGCTTTGGGTGCGCGATGCCTTGGATCAACTGGAAGGCGCGGCGACGACCCTGCAGCGGGTGCTGATAGCCCAGGCGGAACGCCATGTGGAAACCGTGATGCCGGGTTTCACCCACCTGCAGGCCGCCCAGCCGGTGGTGCTGGCCCACCACCTGCTGGCCTGGGTGGAGATGCTGGGCCGCGACCGCAGCCGGCTGGCCGACTGCCGCCGACGGCTGAACGAGAGCCCCCTGGGCGCGGCGGCGCTGGCCGGCACCTCGTTTCCCATCGACCGCCACATGACGGCGGCGGCCCTGGGCTTCGACCGGCCGATGGCCAATTCCCTGGACGCGGTTTCGGACCGGGACTTCGCGCTCGAATTCCTGGCCGCCGGTTCCATCCTCGCCGTGCACCTATCGCGCATGGCGGAAGAAATCGTGCTCTGGTGCACCGACCAGTTCGGCTTCGTTCGCCTGTCGGACGCCTTCACCACCGGCAGCTCGATCATGCCGCAGAAGCGCAATCCCGACGCCGCCGAACTGGTCAAGGCCAAGGCCGGCCGGGTGATCGGGGCGCTGAACGGCCTTTTGGTGGTGCTCAAGGGCCTGCCGCTCGCCTACGGCAAGGACATGCAGGAAGACAAGGAACCGGCCTTCGACGCCGCCGACACCTTGGGGCTCTGCCTGGCTGCCATGGCCGGCATGCTGGCGGAAGCCGAATTCGATGCGGGGCGCATGCGCGCGGCGCTGGCCAAGGGCTTCATCACCGCCACCGACCTGGCCGACTGGCTGGTACGGGAACTGAAGATGCCGTTCCGCCGAGCCCATCACGTCACCGGGCGCCTGGTCAAGCTGGCCGAAGAAAAGGGCTGCGGCCTGGAGCAACTGTCCCTGGACGACATGCGCCCGGTGGAAGCCGGAATCACGGAAGCGGTCTTCGGGGTCCTCGGGGTGGACAATTCGGTGCAGAGCCGCACCAGCTTCGGCGGCACGGCGCCCGAGAGGGTGCGGGCCGCGCTGGCCGAGGCCCGCAAGCGCTTCCTGGGAGAGTGA
- a CDS encoding TlpA family protein disulfide reductase — protein sequence MGRTVLAAVIASVIVAISPPVASAEASCSPDAVAYRGFKVTNPPKPVPDEPVAVVGEKLVTLPGYKGKGIVLNFWATWCPPCIKEMPSLSRLQDKLAAAKEKIEVVTVSQDRLGEPAVKKFFEGARISNLPMLLDPRTRLGQLLLVSGLPTTLFIDASGRERARWIGPAEWDSPQMINLVKACTRP from the coding sequence ATGGGTCGTACTGTCCTGGCCGCGGTGATCGCGAGCGTGATTGTCGCCATATCCCCGCCGGTTGCAAGCGCCGAGGCGAGTTGCTCGCCCGATGCCGTGGCCTACCGGGGCTTCAAGGTCACGAACCCGCCCAAGCCGGTCCCCGACGAGCCTGTGGCCGTGGTCGGCGAGAAGCTGGTAACGCTGCCGGGCTACAAGGGCAAGGGAATCGTTTTGAACTTCTGGGCTACTTGGTGCCCCCCCTGCATCAAGGAGATGCCTTCCCTGTCGCGCCTTCAGGACAAACTGGCGGCCGCGAAGGAAAAGATCGAAGTTGTCACCGTCTCCCAGGACCGCCTGGGCGAGCCGGCAGTGAAGAAATTCTTCGAAGGCGCCAGGATATCGAACCTGCCCATGCTACTCGACCCCCGCACCCGTCTCGGCCAACTCCTGCTGGTCTCGGGGCTGCCGACCACCCTGTTCATCGATGCCTCGGGCCGCGAGCGCGCCCGCTGGATCGGCCCCGCCGAATGGGATTCTCCCCAAATGATTAACTTGGTCAAGGCCTGCACCCGACCTTGA
- a CDS encoding OmpA family protein, whose translation MMGVYRLAFLAASVAVLGLSACSSVPDAINPVEWYKGAVGDEDKGVDAPAPASAQAEQMDKAAKDVKQRDFPTLESVPERSLGKAAKPSGNSSGGGLSGDGAGRRYASDSIARQGDAVSSLDAEGVAAVEQRTATIKAAGAAPAPTAPATAGTPAAAMPQATALPPSSPKPMTVMEAYQAALAQTRPNPQGAAPAYAAPASGDYGTVVVGGGGIEGGTAAMPMAAGQAGMPSAGMIRIATIQFGDGSTSLDDTDRQVLRQVRALHKQHGGRIHVIGHSSSRTRSMTPEQHQQVNRRLSDQRAGAVAQELGRLGVSSGAISTEARGDAEPVFYEVMPTGEAGNRRAEVFLAY comes from the coding sequence ATGATGGGGGTTTACAGACTGGCTTTCCTGGCTGCCTCGGTGGCGGTTCTTGGCCTTTCGGCTTGCTCCAGCGTGCCCGACGCGATCAACCCCGTCGAGTGGTACAAGGGGGCGGTGGGCGACGAGGACAAGGGTGTCGATGCGCCCGCCCCGGCTTCCGCCCAGGCCGAGCAGATGGACAAGGCCGCCAAGGACGTCAAACAGCGGGATTTCCCGACTCTCGAGTCGGTTCCCGAACGGTCTCTCGGCAAGGCGGCCAAGCCATCGGGGAACTCCAGCGGCGGCGGACTGTCGGGTGACGGCGCCGGACGGCGCTATGCCTCCGATTCCATTGCCCGCCAGGGCGATGCCGTCTCCTCCTTGGATGCCGAGGGGGTCGCTGCGGTCGAACAGCGCACCGCAACCATCAAGGCGGCCGGAGCCGCTCCGGCGCCCACCGCCCCGGCAACCGCCGGGACGCCGGCCGCGGCCATGCCTCAGGCGACGGCCTTGCCGCCCAGTTCGCCCAAGCCGATGACCGTCATGGAAGCCTACCAGGCCGCCTTGGCCCAGACCCGCCCCAATCCGCAAGGTGCGGCGCCGGCCTATGCGGCGCCCGCTTCCGGCGACTACGGCACGGTGGTGGTCGGCGGCGGCGGCATCGAAGGGGGCACGGCCGCCATGCCCATGGCGGCCGGCCAAGCCGGGATGCCCTCGGCGGGCATGATCCGCATCGCCACCATTCAGTTCGGTGACGGTTCGACCAGCCTGGACGACACCGACCGTCAGGTCCTGCGTCAAGTCCGCGCCCTGCACAAGCAGCACGGCGGCCGCATCCACGTGATCGGCCATTCCAGCAGCCGTACCCGTTCCATGACCCCGGAACAGCACCAGCAGGTCAATCGCCGACTGTCCGACCAGCGTGCCGGCGCGGTGGCCCAGGAACTGGGGCGCCTGGGCGTGTCCTCGGGGGCCATCAGCACCGAGGCGCGCGGCGACGCCGAACCGGTCTTCTACGAAGTCATGCCGACCGGCGAGGCCGGCAACCGCCGAGCCGAAGTGTTTCTCGCCTACTGA
- a CDS encoding lipoprotein, producing the protein MSKILRPLTVFLLVFGLAAVAGCGRKGKIQYLPGEKPPQEYPSE; encoded by the coding sequence ATGAGCAAGATCCTGCGCCCGCTGACGGTGTTCCTCCTGGTGTTCGGCCTGGCCGCGGTGGCGGGCTGCGGTCGCAAGGGCAAGATCCAGTACCTGCCCGGCGAGAAGCCGCCGCAGGAATATCCCAGCGAATAG